One window from the genome of Anopheles merus strain MAF chromosome 3R, AmerM5.1, whole genome shotgun sequence encodes:
- the LOC121597372 gene encoding neurogenic protein big brain-like isoform X1, which produces MADESLHVPDTSIDFHIVQLFERLEAMRKEPGQKLSRSLQGRINMHTELRSLELWRSITCESLASFFYVFIVCGAAAGAGVGASVSSVLLATALSSGFSMIALTQCFLHISGAQVNPAVSIGMLVSRQISPLRALLYIVAQSGGSIAGAALLYGVTVPGYQGNLQAAVSHSSSLAAWERFGVEFILTFIVVLAYLISTSSFKKYFGSSAIAIGAAYSACSFVSMPYLNPARSLGPSFVLNKWDNHWVYWVGPMVGGAVSGVLHEFIFSAKRSSKRTKDDVDSSLNSEDDINYDMDLEKPQQQPPHQGKYHQYRPPSGTLTGSQQRYCQSIYTAEPTSKVERVEPIYGGTKSMYCKSPPLTRANLNRSQSVYAKSNTALNRDLPVRSGPLVPAQSLYPLRVSAAPQTHLQNQNVQNQLQQRSDSIYGIRSSMRQPGPPSDGRMGSQMPPQMAPLGDGPPGQGFQPIYGSRNNPNCSTDALKFDRQDPNSRDEPPNCKFSRGNATNRPESMYGGAAGQRRIHSAQSDDSSYGSYHGPGPALTPPTRNASNSSSTYNPVVGTVLPNYERKTSSSSSSNQQQQQQQQQQQQQSRNGQNGTASIQNTSLPPPPPPLHHTMPYAMHSVRQN; this is translated from the exons ATGGCGGACGAAAGCCTGCACGTACCGGACACCAGCATCGACTTCCACATCGTCCAGCTGTTCGAGCGGCTCGAGGCGATGCGCAAGGAACCGGGCCAGAAGCTGTCCCGGTCGTTGCAGGGACGCATCAACATGCACACCGAGCTGCGCAGTCTGGAGCTATGGAG ATCGATTACGTGCGAAAGTTTGGCCTCCTTCTTCTACGTGTTTATTGTGTGCGGTGCGGCGGCGGGTGCCGGGGTCGGCGCGAGCGTATCCTCCGTCCTGCTGGCCACCGCCCTGTCGTCCGGCTTTTCCATGATTGCGCTAACGCAGTGTTTCCTGCACATTTCGG GTGCCCAAGTTAACCCGGCCGTGTCGATCGGGATGCTTGTCTCGCGCCAAATTTCACCACTGCGTGCCCTGCTGTACATTGTGGCGCAAAGTGGCGGTTCTATTGCTGGTGCGGCCCTGCTGTATGG TGTCACCGTGCCCGGTTATCAGGGCAATCTGCAGGCGGCCGTTTCCCACAGCTCATCCCTCGCCGCCTGGGAGCGGTTCGGGGTCGAGTTCATACTGACGTTCATCGTCGTGCTGGCGTACCTCATCTCGACCAGCTCGTTCAAGAAGTACTTCGGCTCGTCCGCGATCGCCATCGGTGCGGCGTACAGTGCGTGCAGCTTCGTATCG ATGCCCTATCTGAACCCGGCCCGCTCGCTCGGTCCCTCGTTTGTGCTGAACAAATGGGACAACCACTGGGTGTACTGGGTCGGACCGATGGTTGGCGGTGCCGTGTCCGGTGTGCTGCACGAGTTCATCTTTAGCGCGAAGCGCTCCTCCAAGCGCACCAAGGACGACGTCGACTCGAGCCTAAACTCCGAGGACGACATCAACTACGACATGGACCTGGAGAAAcctcagcagcagccaccgcACCAGGGCAAGTACCATCAGTACCGGCCACCGAGCGGCACTCTGACCGGTAGTCAGCAACGCTACTGTCAAAGCATCTACACGGCCGAACCGACGTCCAAGGTGGAGCGCGTTGAACCGATCTACGGCGGTACCAAGTCCATGTACTGCAAGTCACCGCCGCTGACGCGTGCCAACCTGAACCGGTCGCAGTCCGTGTACGCCAAGAGCAACACCGCACTGAACCGTGACCTGCCGGTACGTTCCGGTCCGCTAGTGCCCGCCCAAAGCCTGTACCCGCTGCGCGTGTCGGCCGCACCGCAGACACACCTCCAGAACCAGAACGTACAGaaccagctgcagcagcgctCCGACAGTATCTACGGCATTCGCAGCTCGATGCGGCAACCGGGCCCACCCAGCGACGGGCGCATGGGCTCCCAGATGCCACCGCAGATGGCACCGCTCGGTGATGGGCCACCGGGGCAGGGCTTCCAGCCAATATACGGCTCGCGCAACAATCCCAACTGCTCGACCGATGCGCTCAAGTTCGACCGTCAGGATCCCAACAG CCGTGACGAACCGCCCAACTGCAAGTTCTCGCGCGGCAACGCCACCAACCGGCCGGAATCGATGTATGGTGGGGCCGCCGGCCAGCGGCGCATCCACTCGGCCCAATCGGACGACAGCTCGTACGGCTCGTACCATGGCCCCGGGCCAGCACTGACGCCCCCGACGCGTAACgctagcaacagcagcagcacctacAACCCGGTCGTCGGTACCGTGCTGCCCAACTACGAACGGAAGACGTCCTCATCGTCCTCCTcgaaccagcagcaacagcaacagcaacagcagcaacagcagcaatcgcGCAACGGCCAGAATGGTACGGCCAGCATACAGAACACTAGcttgccgccaccaccaccaccactgcaccACACGATGCCATACGCGATGCATTCCGTGAGACAGAACTAG
- the LOC121597372 gene encoding neurogenic protein big brain-like isoform X2, which yields MLVSRQISPLRALLYIVAQSGGSIAGAALLYGVTVPGYQGNLQAAVSHSSSLAAWERFGVEFILTFIVVLAYLISTSSFKKYFGSSAIAIGAAYSACSFVSMPYLNPARSLGPSFVLNKWDNHWVYWVGPMVGGAVSGVLHEFIFSAKRSSKRTKDDVDSSLNSEDDINYDMDLEKPQQQPPHQGKYHQYRPPSGTLTGSQQRYCQSIYTAEPTSKVERVEPIYGGTKSMYCKSPPLTRANLNRSQSVYAKSNTALNRDLPVRSGPLVPAQSLYPLRVSAAPQTHLQNQNVQNQLQQRSDSIYGIRSSMRQPGPPSDGRMGSQMPPQMAPLGDGPPGQGFQPIYGSRNNPNCSTDALKFDRQDPNSRDEPPNCKFSRGNATNRPESMYGGAAGQRRIHSAQSDDSSYGSYHGPGPALTPPTRNASNSSSTYNPVVGTVLPNYERKTSSSSSSNQQQQQQQQQQQQQSRNGQNGTASIQNTSLPPPPPPLHHTMPYAMHSVRQN from the exons ATGCTTGTCTCGCGCCAAATTTCACCACTGCGTGCCCTGCTGTACATTGTGGCGCAAAGTGGCGGTTCTATTGCTGGTGCGGCCCTGCTGTATGG TGTCACCGTGCCCGGTTATCAGGGCAATCTGCAGGCGGCCGTTTCCCACAGCTCATCCCTCGCCGCCTGGGAGCGGTTCGGGGTCGAGTTCATACTGACGTTCATCGTCGTGCTGGCGTACCTCATCTCGACCAGCTCGTTCAAGAAGTACTTCGGCTCGTCCGCGATCGCCATCGGTGCGGCGTACAGTGCGTGCAGCTTCGTATCG ATGCCCTATCTGAACCCGGCCCGCTCGCTCGGTCCCTCGTTTGTGCTGAACAAATGGGACAACCACTGGGTGTACTGGGTCGGACCGATGGTTGGCGGTGCCGTGTCCGGTGTGCTGCACGAGTTCATCTTTAGCGCGAAGCGCTCCTCCAAGCGCACCAAGGACGACGTCGACTCGAGCCTAAACTCCGAGGACGACATCAACTACGACATGGACCTGGAGAAAcctcagcagcagccaccgcACCAGGGCAAGTACCATCAGTACCGGCCACCGAGCGGCACTCTGACCGGTAGTCAGCAACGCTACTGTCAAAGCATCTACACGGCCGAACCGACGTCCAAGGTGGAGCGCGTTGAACCGATCTACGGCGGTACCAAGTCCATGTACTGCAAGTCACCGCCGCTGACGCGTGCCAACCTGAACCGGTCGCAGTCCGTGTACGCCAAGAGCAACACCGCACTGAACCGTGACCTGCCGGTACGTTCCGGTCCGCTAGTGCCCGCCCAAAGCCTGTACCCGCTGCGCGTGTCGGCCGCACCGCAGACACACCTCCAGAACCAGAACGTACAGaaccagctgcagcagcgctCCGACAGTATCTACGGCATTCGCAGCTCGATGCGGCAACCGGGCCCACCCAGCGACGGGCGCATGGGCTCCCAGATGCCACCGCAGATGGCACCGCTCGGTGATGGGCCACCGGGGCAGGGCTTCCAGCCAATATACGGCTCGCGCAACAATCCCAACTGCTCGACCGATGCGCTCAAGTTCGACCGTCAGGATCCCAACAG CCGTGACGAACCGCCCAACTGCAAGTTCTCGCGCGGCAACGCCACCAACCGGCCGGAATCGATGTATGGTGGGGCCGCCGGCCAGCGGCGCATCCACTCGGCCCAATCGGACGACAGCTCGTACGGCTCGTACCATGGCCCCGGGCCAGCACTGACGCCCCCGACGCGTAACgctagcaacagcagcagcacctacAACCCGGTCGTCGGTACCGTGCTGCCCAACTACGAACGGAAGACGTCCTCATCGTCCTCCTcgaaccagcagcaacagcaacagcaacagcagcaacagcagcaatcgcGCAACGGCCAGAATGGTACGGCCAGCATACAGAACACTAGcttgccgccaccaccaccaccactgcaccACACGATGCCATACGCGATGCATTCCGTGAGACAGAACTAG
- the LOC121597372 gene encoding neurogenic protein big brain-like isoform X3 has protein sequence MADESLHVPDTSIDFHIVQLFERLEAMRKEPGQKLSRSLQGRINMHTELRSLELWRSITCESLASFFYVFIVCGAAAGAGVGASVSSVLLATALSSGFSMIALTQCFLHISGAQVNPAVSIGMLVSRQISPLRALLYIVAQSGGSIAGAALLYGVTVPGYQGNLQAAVSHSSSLAAWERFGVEFILTFIVVLAYLISTSSFKKYFGSSAIAIGAAYSACSFVSMPYLNPARSLGPSFVLNKWDNHWVYWVGPMVGGAVSGVLHEFIFSAKRSSKRTKDDVDSSLNSEDDINYDMDLEKPQQQPPHQGKYHQYRPPSGTLTGSQQRYCQSIYTAEPTSKVERVEPIYGGTKSMYCKSPPLTRANLNRSQSVYAKSNTALNRDLPVRSGPLVPAQSLYPLRVSAAPQTHLQNQNVQNQLQQRSDSIYGIRSSMRQPGPPSDGRMGSQMPPQMAPLGDGPPGQGFQPIYGSRNNPNCSTDALKFDRQDPNSSLL, from the exons ATGGCGGACGAAAGCCTGCACGTACCGGACACCAGCATCGACTTCCACATCGTCCAGCTGTTCGAGCGGCTCGAGGCGATGCGCAAGGAACCGGGCCAGAAGCTGTCCCGGTCGTTGCAGGGACGCATCAACATGCACACCGAGCTGCGCAGTCTGGAGCTATGGAG ATCGATTACGTGCGAAAGTTTGGCCTCCTTCTTCTACGTGTTTATTGTGTGCGGTGCGGCGGCGGGTGCCGGGGTCGGCGCGAGCGTATCCTCCGTCCTGCTGGCCACCGCCCTGTCGTCCGGCTTTTCCATGATTGCGCTAACGCAGTGTTTCCTGCACATTTCGG GTGCCCAAGTTAACCCGGCCGTGTCGATCGGGATGCTTGTCTCGCGCCAAATTTCACCACTGCGTGCCCTGCTGTACATTGTGGCGCAAAGTGGCGGTTCTATTGCTGGTGCGGCCCTGCTGTATGG TGTCACCGTGCCCGGTTATCAGGGCAATCTGCAGGCGGCCGTTTCCCACAGCTCATCCCTCGCCGCCTGGGAGCGGTTCGGGGTCGAGTTCATACTGACGTTCATCGTCGTGCTGGCGTACCTCATCTCGACCAGCTCGTTCAAGAAGTACTTCGGCTCGTCCGCGATCGCCATCGGTGCGGCGTACAGTGCGTGCAGCTTCGTATCG ATGCCCTATCTGAACCCGGCCCGCTCGCTCGGTCCCTCGTTTGTGCTGAACAAATGGGACAACCACTGGGTGTACTGGGTCGGACCGATGGTTGGCGGTGCCGTGTCCGGTGTGCTGCACGAGTTCATCTTTAGCGCGAAGCGCTCCTCCAAGCGCACCAAGGACGACGTCGACTCGAGCCTAAACTCCGAGGACGACATCAACTACGACATGGACCTGGAGAAAcctcagcagcagccaccgcACCAGGGCAAGTACCATCAGTACCGGCCACCGAGCGGCACTCTGACCGGTAGTCAGCAACGCTACTGTCAAAGCATCTACACGGCCGAACCGACGTCCAAGGTGGAGCGCGTTGAACCGATCTACGGCGGTACCAAGTCCATGTACTGCAAGTCACCGCCGCTGACGCGTGCCAACCTGAACCGGTCGCAGTCCGTGTACGCCAAGAGCAACACCGCACTGAACCGTGACCTGCCGGTACGTTCCGGTCCGCTAGTGCCCGCCCAAAGCCTGTACCCGCTGCGCGTGTCGGCCGCACCGCAGACACACCTCCAGAACCAGAACGTACAGaaccagctgcagcagcgctCCGACAGTATCTACGGCATTCGCAGCTCGATGCGGCAACCGGGCCCACCCAGCGACGGGCGCATGGGCTCCCAGATGCCACCGCAGATGGCACCGCTCGGTGATGGGCCACCGGGGCAGGGCTTCCAGCCAATATACGGCTCGCGCAACAATCCCAACTGCTCGACCGATGCGCTCAAGTTCGACCGTCAGGATCCCAACAG TTCTCTCCTTTGA